From a single Lolium rigidum isolate FL_2022 chromosome 7, APGP_CSIRO_Lrig_0.1, whole genome shotgun sequence genomic region:
- the LOC124673263 gene encoding two-component response regulator ORR42-like, whose product MTSYVEGSPVKALIVEDSAVETMILSAILRKFHCEITTAKNGKEAVEMFLEGKKFDIIFCDKDMPVMSGPEAIEKIPVLGEIHVKIVGVSVGENAQEAFMRVGADEFLPKPMELDVVGAIIQEVIKKKNNDHCLSLAKSPR is encoded by the exons ATGACATCCTACGTTGAAGGATCCCCGGTTAAGGCACTTATTGTTGAGGATTCGGCTGTTGAGACCATGATTCTCTCCGCCATTCTGCGTAAATTCCACTGCGAGATTACTACGGCTAAGAATGGGAAAGAAGCAGTGGAAATGTTCCTCGAGGGGAAGAAGTTTGACATTATATTTTGTGACAAGGACATGCCCGTAATGTCTGGGCCTGAG GCAATTGAGAAGATCCCTGTTTTGGGAGAAATTCATGTGAAGATTGTTGGAGTATCAGTTGGCGAAAATGCCCAAGAGGCGTTCATGAGGGTCGGCGCTGATGAATTTTTGCCCAAACCAATGGAGCTTGATGTTGTCGGGGCTATAATTCAAGAGGTCATCAAGAAGAAGAATAACGACCACTGTCTAAGCCTAGCCAAGAGTCCTAGATAA